From a region of the Bacteroidota bacterium genome:
- a CDS encoding SIS domain-containing protein, with amino-acid sequence MNDEQGFAFLRKQAEQSAVLRKAVIEDLGQQVLDMAAVISGVIGAGGKLLLCGNGGSAADASHFAGEMIVRLTAERNRQSLPALALNADTIVMTAAANDYGFENVFARQVEGLGHKGDMLFVISTSGNSANLIKAVQAARERGMLTAGLLGGKGGRLAPMVDRALIIPHTSTQRIQEEHIFLIHVLVELVESGLFG; translated from the coding sequence ATGAACGACGAACAGGGTTTTGCCTTTTTGCGCAAGCAGGCCGAGCAGTCGGCGGTATTGCGCAAAGCGGTTATCGAGGATCTCGGGCAGCAGGTGCTCGATATGGCGGCGGTGATCAGCGGCGTAATCGGCGCCGGCGGCAAGCTGCTCTTATGCGGCAACGGCGGCTCGGCGGCGGATGCCTCGCATTTTGCAGGTGAGATGATTGTCCGGTTGACCGCCGAACGCAACCGTCAGTCGCTGCCGGCGCTCGCGTTGAATGCCGATACGATCGTCATGACGGCCGCGGCCAATGACTATGGATTTGAGAATGTTTTTGCCCGGCAGGTGGAGGGGTTAGGGCACAAAGGCGATATGTTGTTCGTGATTTCGACCTCGGGCAATTCGGCCAATCTGATCAAGGCGGTGCAGGCGGCTCGTGAGCGCGGTATGTTGACCGCTGGGCTGCTCGGCGGCAAGGGGGGGCGACTGGCGCCGATGGTCGACCGGGCGTTGATTATTCCGCACACCTCGACTCAGCGCATTCAGGAGGAGCATATTTTCCTGATCCATGTGCTTGTGGAACTGGTGGAAAGCGGACTGTTCGGATGA
- a CDS encoding geranylgeranylglyceryl/heptaprenylglyceryl phosphate synthase — translation VKRFDLEPIPTGYMLIESGNMTSVQYISGTLPIPSGKSDIACAHALAAQYLGMRLVYLEAGSGATQPVPASMVRDVAAYVDIPLLVGGGLCSPEQCAERIEAGASFVVVGNTMEEDSSHSRLREMTAAVHPKESVKI, via the coding sequence GGTGAAGCGGTTTGATCTCGAACCGATACCGACCGGCTACATGCTGATCGAGTCGGGCAATATGACCTCGGTGCAGTATATTTCGGGCACGCTGCCGATTCCATCGGGGAAAAGCGATATCGCCTGCGCCCATGCGCTGGCGGCGCAGTATCTCGGGATGCGGTTGGTGTATCTTGAGGCAGGCAGCGGCGCCACGCAGCCGGTGCCGGCTTCGATGGTGCGCGATGTCGCGGCGTATGTGGATATACCGCTTCTGGTCGGCGGGGGGCTTTGTTCGCCGGAACAGTGTGCGGAGCGGATAGAGGCGGGGGCGTCATTCGTGGTAGTGGGCAACACGATGGAAGAAGATTCGAGTCACTCGCGTCTGCGCGAGATGACGGCGGCGGTGCATCCGAAGGAGTCTGTCAAGATATGA